In a single window of the Pseudanabaena sp. BC1403 genome:
- a CDS encoding SCP-2 sterol transfer family protein, with amino-acid sequence MTDLFSPAWMQSFGEQWNAEPDLADALAKIHFNSVIGYGFERDPNPIGVLMIEEGKVVSAGAYEGQKLNWDLRADRTHWEKWKTKGLNMMGLSMAYISRKLQFRVGDYTAMIKDPRMASPFIKSFAVMSKV; translated from the coding sequence ATGACAGATTTATTTTCCCCTGCATGGATGCAATCTTTTGGCGAACAATGGAATGCAGAACCCGATCTAGCTGATGCTCTTGCGAAGATTCATTTTAACTCTGTAATCGGTTATGGGTTTGAGCGTGATCCAAATCCTATAGGTGTTCTCATGATTGAAGAAGGAAAAGTTGTCTCTGCGGGAGCCTATGAAGGTCAGAAGCTGAATTGGGATTTACGCGCCGATCGCACCCATTGGGAGAAATGGAAAACAAAAGGCTTGAACATGATGGGATTGAGCATGGCGTATATAAGTCGCAAGTTACAATTCCGTGTTGGTGATTACACTGCCATGATTAAAGACCCTCGGATGGCATCTCCATTTATTAAATCATTTGCGGTAATGAGTAAGGTTTAA
- a CDS encoding NifB/NifX family molybdenum-iron cluster-binding protein, with protein sequence MKIAVSSQNQTNVTGHLGHCQKFWIYDVDDTFIQDKQLLQLTKAESFHESSPKETHPLDLVQVLISGSMGNELFCRLEAKDIKPFVTSETDPDTAVTAYLAGSLIVKTQEERDRDHEVEHTHGGEDDHKGKCGCK encoded by the coding sequence ATGAAAATTGCCGTATCTAGCCAAAACCAAACCAATGTAACAGGGCATCTCGGACATTGCCAGAAATTCTGGATCTATGATGTGGACGACACATTTATTCAAGATAAACAACTGTTACAACTCACTAAAGCCGAAAGCTTCCATGAAAGCTCTCCTAAAGAAACCCATCCATTGGATCTTGTGCAGGTACTGATTAGCGGCAGTATGGGAAATGAATTATTTTGCCGACTGGAAGCCAAAGATATCAAACCATTTGTCACTTCCGAAACCGATCCCGATACTGCCGTAACTGCTTACCTTGCGGGTTCGTTAATTGTGAAGACTCAAGAGGAACGCGATCGCGATCATGAGGTGGAACATACACATGGTGGAGAAGATGACCACAAAGGTAAGTGCGGATGTAAATGA
- a CDS encoding rhodanese-like domain-containing protein: protein MKAKSTNKQAQKQSMNPAPLSPSQLKSRQNQLIVVDVRGWLEYLIGHITGAKKMSRDRILKEIPKDRAIAITCLSGHRSDMAAQWLVAQGYSKVHSLKGGLLAWQSAGYAVSRGTQP from the coding sequence ATGAAAGCTAAATCAACTAACAAGCAAGCTCAAAAACAATCCATGAATCCTGCTCCTCTCTCTCCCTCTCAATTGAAGTCACGTCAGAATCAATTAATCGTAGTTGATGTGCGGGGCTGGTTGGAATATTTGATCGGGCATATCACAGGCGCAAAGAAAATGAGCCGCGATCGCATTCTCAAAGAGATTCCTAAGGATCGAGCGATCGCGATTACTTGTCTTTCTGGACATCGCAGCGATATGGCGGCGCAATGGCTAGTTGCTCAGGGCTACAGCAAAGTCCATAGCTTAAAAGGAGGTTTATTGGCTTGGCAAAGTGCTGGCTATGCGGTAAGCCGTGGTACTCAACCTTAA
- a CDS encoding DUF2892 domain-containing protein: protein MISSNRSWNQSQWLRLVAGSMVLISLSLSLINVNWLFLTAFVGLNLLQSAFTKWCPLIVVLQKLGVRE, encoded by the coding sequence ATGATTAGTAGTAACCGATCTTGGAATCAATCGCAGTGGTTGCGCTTAGTCGCAGGCAGTATGGTTTTAATCAGCTTGTCCCTATCGCTGATTAATGTCAACTGGCTATTTCTGACTGCATTTGTTGGACTAAACTTGCTGCAATCTGCTTTTACTAAATGGTGTCCGTTGATTGTGGTACTGCAAAAACTAGGAGTGAGAGAGTGA
- a CDS encoding DsbA family protein, translated as MEPIRISYYSDVLCVWAYIAQIRLDELAANFPDQVAIDYHFVSIFGNAHEKLETRWRDKGGLRGYSNHVHEVAKKFDHITVHPDIWAIATPSSSMSSHLFLHAIQLLEIKGIIPKSERIFEKAVRAFREAFFTQLADISDRKVQFAIAKELGLKRKVIQAQIDSGEAYALLSKDFDLVKEHTVNVSPTLIFNEGRQRLNGNVGYRVIDANIRELLHNPADEQSWC; from the coding sequence ATGGAACCCATTCGTATCTCCTACTATTCTGATGTTCTCTGTGTTTGGGCTTATATCGCGCAAATCCGCCTTGACGAGCTAGCCGCCAACTTCCCTGACCAAGTTGCGATCGATTATCATTTTGTCTCAATCTTTGGGAATGCCCATGAAAAGTTAGAAACTCGTTGGCGCGATAAGGGTGGTTTACGAGGTTATAGCAATCATGTGCACGAGGTTGCCAAAAAGTTCGATCACATTACTGTTCATCCTGATATTTGGGCGATCGCAACACCATCCTCATCGATGTCCTCGCATTTGTTTCTCCATGCAATTCAACTTCTAGAAATCAAAGGGATCATTCCTAAATCAGAGCGGATCTTTGAAAAGGCAGTCCGTGCTTTTCGAGAAGCATTTTTTACGCAGCTTGCTGATATTAGCGATCGCAAGGTGCAGTTTGCGATCGCTAAAGAACTGGGACTAAAAAGAAAAGTGATCCAAGCCCAAATTGATAGCGGCGAGGCATATGCGTTGCTATCGAAGGATTTTGATTTGGTGAAGGAGCATACGGTAAATGTCAGTCCAACATTAATTTTTAATGAGGGACGACAAAGGTTGAATGGCAACGTCGGTTATCGGGTGATTGATGCGAATATTCGGGAGTTGTTGCACAATCCTGCTGATGAGCAGTCTTGGTGTTAG
- a CDS encoding efflux RND transporter periplasmic adaptor subunit, with the protein MTHTTSEESLYESLDRPIDQADEHEQKQTPSPKKTWKMWGLLLGGVLLLTGGTWFLLSLNKPPQPSKIASTSALSVDTLTVRSQSVANTLKLSGSIRPVEQATLSTRVMGRITQLSLESGDRFRKGDILTRIDVMDITAQTGQAQLGVAQAQAEVFRSQASLNQLESQKLEAQSALRLAQVTQSRMSRLQAEGAVSQSVLDDANTALEQARARVAQSEAGIRQSQAAIAQTQAAVSRAELSVISSDVSESYGTIFAPFDGVVVQKLAYEGEMAAPGTPLLKVENPNKLELEISVPEENLRFVRVGQSVKVQFDAVNQSLSATIQQIVPASNAQSRSFLVKIPLTNSGKLISGMFGRIALPIGATKETLLIPTTALIQRGQLQGVYVLETAGEKTIAPLIAMMRWVKTGKTQDGQVEIVSGLKAGDRIVTSNIAQLSDGQAVTAR; encoded by the coding sequence ATGACTCACACTACATCAGAAGAATCTCTTTATGAATCGCTCGATCGCCCAATTGATCAAGCAGATGAACATGAGCAGAAACAAACACCCTCTCCAAAAAAAACTTGGAAGATGTGGGGACTATTATTGGGTGGTGTTTTATTGTTGACAGGAGGAACTTGGTTTCTGCTATCACTTAACAAACCGCCCCAACCTTCGAAAATCGCAAGTACCTCTGCTCTTAGCGTTGACACCTTAACTGTACGTTCTCAATCCGTGGCAAATACCTTAAAGCTTTCTGGTTCAATTCGCCCTGTAGAGCAAGCCACGCTGTCCACAAGGGTGATGGGACGGATTACACAATTATCACTAGAATCAGGCGATCGCTTCCGCAAAGGTGATATCCTCACGCGCATCGATGTCATGGATATTACTGCTCAAACTGGTCAAGCGCAATTAGGCGTTGCCCAAGCCCAAGCAGAAGTATTTCGCTCTCAAGCTAGTCTCAATCAATTAGAATCGCAAAAATTAGAGGCGCAGTCGGCTTTGCGATTAGCTCAAGTGACACAATCGCGGATGTCACGACTGCAAGCAGAAGGCGCAGTTTCGCAATCGGTATTGGATGATGCGAATACGGCGCTCGAACAGGCTAGAGCTAGGGTCGCGCAGTCAGAAGCGGGTATTCGTCAGTCACAGGCTGCGATCGCCCAAACCCAAGCGGCGGTGAGTCGCGCCGAACTGAGTGTCATCTCTTCAGATGTCAGCGAAAGCTATGGCACGATCTTCGCTCCTTTTGATGGCGTTGTTGTCCAAAAGCTGGCTTATGAAGGAGAAATGGCGGCTCCTGGAACACCATTACTAAAAGTGGAGAATCCCAATAAACTTGAGCTAGAGATCTCAGTGCCTGAAGAGAATTTGCGCTTTGTGCGGGTTGGTCAATCGGTCAAAGTTCAGTTTGATGCAGTTAATCAATCACTCAGTGCAACGATTCAACAAATTGTACCAGCCTCAAATGCCCAATCTCGCAGCTTTTTAGTCAAAATTCCTCTGACCAATTCGGGTAAATTAATCTCTGGAATGTTTGGGAGAATTGCCTTACCTATTGGGGCGACCAAAGAGACGCTACTCATTCCCACCACTGCTCTCATCCAACGCGGACAATTACAGGGAGTTTATGTGCTGGAAACTGCTGGCGAGAAAACGATCGCCCCATTAATCGCCATGATGCGTTGGGTGAAAACAGGTAAAACTCAAGATGGACAGGTTGAGATCGTGTCAGGTTTAAAGGCAGGCGATCGCATCGTTACCAGCAACATCGCCCAACTTAGTGACGGACAAGCCGTTACAGCGCGGTAA
- the petC gene encoding cytochrome b6-f complex iron-sulfur subunit: MENSLPLESPSLSRRKLLNFITGSAIAVTAGSALYPFGNFFVPPSEAVGEGGAILAKDVFGKIIPASQILAEPAETRALVAGLAGEPTYLIVTADSTLDNIGIVDNCTHLGCTFPWNPMDQQFQCPCHGSRYAPDGTVVRGPAPLPLKIVKVAVVDNKILLAPWTENDPRTGQKPWWV, translated from the coding sequence ATGGAAAATAGTCTTCCTCTCGAAAGCCCGTCTCTATCAAGGCGGAAATTACTAAACTTCATTACTGGATCGGCGATCGCAGTAACCGCAGGTTCTGCTCTCTATCCCTTTGGTAATTTCTTTGTTCCGCCATCAGAAGCCGTTGGCGAAGGTGGAGCTATTCTTGCTAAGGATGTATTTGGCAAAATAATTCCCGCCTCACAAATCTTGGCTGAACCAGCAGAAACTCGCGCTCTAGTTGCAGGATTAGCAGGAGAACCCACTTATCTGATTGTTACAGCCGATAGCACTCTTGACAACATCGGCATTGTCGATAACTGTACTCATCTCGGTTGCACTTTCCCTTGGAACCCGATGGATCAACAGTTTCAATGTCCCTGTCATGGTTCTCGCTATGCTCCTGATGGAACCGTTGTGCGTGGACCCGCGCCTCTACCACTCAAGATTGTCAAAGTTGCAGTCGTTGACAACAAAATTTTGTTAGCACCTTGGACAGAAAACGATCCTCGCACTGGTCAAAAGCCTTGGTGGGTATAG
- a CDS encoding Photosystem Q(B) protein 1, translated as MTTYIFPKQSKLDPANSWQVFSDWITSTNNRLYIGWFGILAIPTLLVAAIVFVLAIANAPSVDMEGIRAPIAGSLMAHNNMITAAVVPTSAAIGLHFYPLWEADSIDEWLYNGGPYQMIVFHFLIGIWAYLGRQWELSYRLGMRPWIAVAFSAPVAAATAVLFIYPIGQGSFSEGMPLGISGTFYFMLSLQAKHNVLMHPFHMIGVAGIFGGALLSSLHGSLVTSSLIRETTEIESANLGYKFGQEETTYNLLASHSGYLGRLLIPTLSLRNSRTTHFLLAALPTIGIWFAALGIGAMSFNLNGFNFQQSILDDSGHPIRTQADLLNRANLGIEVMRSPNGHNFPIPLALTSPEISA; from the coding sequence ATGACAACTTATATCTTCCCAAAACAGTCAAAGCTTGATCCAGCAAACTCTTGGCAAGTCTTTTCTGACTGGATCACAAGTACCAACAACCGTTTATATATCGGCTGGTTTGGTATTCTCGCAATCCCCACATTGCTCGTGGCTGCGATTGTTTTTGTACTAGCGATCGCCAATGCTCCATCCGTTGATATGGAGGGTATTCGCGCCCCCATTGCAGGATCGCTGATGGCGCATAACAACATGATTACTGCTGCTGTAGTACCAACTTCAGCAGCGATCGGACTCCACTTTTATCCCTTGTGGGAAGCAGACTCGATCGATGAATGGCTATATAATGGCGGGCCTTATCAGATGATCGTGTTTCATTTTCTGATTGGCATCTGGGCTTATCTCGGTCGGCAATGGGAATTGAGCTACCGACTAGGAATGCGTCCGTGGATTGCCGTAGCCTTTTCTGCTCCTGTAGCCGCAGCCACAGCTGTACTGTTTATCTACCCAATCGGACAGGGAAGCTTTTCTGAAGGAATGCCTTTGGGAATTTCGGGTACATTCTATTTCATGCTCTCGCTTCAAGCAAAGCATAACGTCTTGATGCATCCGTTCCATATGATTGGAGTAGCTGGAATTTTTGGTGGTGCGCTTTTGAGTTCACTCCACGGCTCTCTCGTTACCTCTAGCCTAATTCGCGAGACGACAGAGATTGAATCGGCTAACCTCGGCTATAAATTTGGTCAAGAGGAAACTACCTATAACCTGCTTGCTAGCCACAGTGGTTACCTAGGCAGATTGTTGATCCCAACCCTGTCTCTGAGGAATAGTCGGACTACACACTTTCTCTTAGCCGCATTACCAACGATCGGTATTTGGTTTGCCGCATTAGGTATCGGCGCAATGAGTTTTAATCTCAATGGATTTAATTTCCAGCAATCGATTTTAGATGATTCTGGTCATCCAATTCGGACTCAGGCCGATCTGCTAAATCGAGCAAATCTTGGGATTGAGGTTATGCGATCGCCTAATGGACATAACTTTCCAATCCCATTAGCACTCACATCTCCTGAGATTTCTGCCTAA
- a CDS encoding helix-turn-helix transcriptional regulator yields METTLNPTELEILANRFRALSDPTRLQILMAICNQERSVQDICDRTGLHQGNVSKHLRLMKDAGVVACRRESVWRFYRVIDTELLSLCSSNRKSQNNS; encoded by the coding sequence ATGGAAACCACTCTCAATCCTACTGAATTGGAAATTCTGGCAAATCGATTTCGAGCCTTGTCAGACCCAACCCGTCTGCAAATCCTGATGGCAATTTGTAACCAAGAGCGAAGTGTACAGGATATCTGCGATCGCACTGGACTCCATCAAGGCAATGTATCCAAGCATTTGCGATTGATGAAGGATGCGGGAGTGGTTGCCTGTCGGCGAGAGAGTGTGTGGCGATTTTATCGAGTCATTGATACAGAGCTACTGTCACTGTGCAGTTCTAACCGTAAATCTCAAAATAATTCTTAA
- a CDS encoding NAD(P)/FAD-dependent oxidoreductase gives MARIVVIGAGLGGLPAAYELRHVLPREHKITIISNQPKFTFVPSLPWVALGLKTLASIQLDLAKTVPKHDIEFIHAAVTAIDPKSRQIRMREIDSQCQSDRILDYDYAVIATGPELAMDALKGLGAEGGYTQSICNPHHALLADEAWQKFLANPGPIVVGASPGASCFGPAYEFAFLIHDDLKRRGLRSQVPITFITSEPYAGHLGIGGMASSQWLMRKFMAEREIELMENTAISHFERDAVHLVDGRVISSKFTMVLPPFRGPKFLREAEGLTDAKGFIPVLSTYRHPSFESIYSVGVVTQLKPVEQTPIPTGAPKVGLMSEEMALAVAQNIALELGVTSGNQLRPTLQAVCFADFGNTGALFLADPLLPDAAGDRKRALIYHGIWVSWMKAGFEKYFLTKMRFGWTIPWFEKLGFRVIGLPLVEPIIPSSEPDVVRVRA, from the coding sequence ATGGCTCGTATTGTTGTGATTGGTGCTGGATTAGGCGGATTACCTGCCGCCTATGAATTGAGACATGTCTTGCCCCGCGAACACAAGATTACAATTATTTCCAATCAACCAAAATTTACCTTTGTTCCTTCCCTACCTTGGGTAGCATTGGGATTAAAAACTCTGGCTAGTATTCAATTGGATTTAGCCAAAACAGTCCCTAAGCATGACATTGAGTTTATCCATGCGGCGGTTACAGCGATCGATCCGAAGTCGCGGCAAATCAGGATGAGAGAGATTGATTCGCAATGCCAGAGCGATCGCATTTTGGACTATGACTATGCGGTGATTGCGACTGGGCCTGAACTGGCGATGGACGCTTTGAAGGGCTTAGGGGCCGAAGGCGGTTATACTCAATCGATTTGCAATCCACACCATGCACTCTTGGCTGATGAAGCATGGCAGAAATTCCTAGCTAATCCAGGACCAATCGTGGTGGGTGCATCACCAGGAGCGAGTTGTTTTGGTCCTGCCTATGAATTTGCTTTTTTGATCCATGATGATTTGAAGAGAAGAGGACTGCGATCGCAAGTGCCGATCACCTTCATTACTTCAGAACCCTATGCAGGACATCTAGGTATTGGCGGAATGGCAAGCTCACAATGGCTGATGCGTAAATTTATGGCTGAGCGGGAAATTGAACTGATGGAAAATACTGCCATTTCTCATTTTGAACGTGATGCTGTGCATTTAGTCGATGGGCGTGTAATTTCTTCTAAATTTACGATGGTATTACCTCCTTTCCGTGGACCTAAATTCCTCCGTGAAGCAGAAGGGCTAACTGATGCCAAGGGATTCATCCCAGTTTTGTCTACTTACCGTCATCCATCCTTTGAATCGATTTACTCTGTGGGTGTGGTCACACAACTGAAGCCAGTGGAACAAACTCCAATTCCTACGGGCGCTCCTAAAGTGGGATTGATGTCTGAAGAAATGGCGTTAGCAGTTGCCCAGAATATTGCCTTAGAGCTAGGAGTTACTTCTGGCAATCAATTGAGACCAACCCTACAAGCAGTTTGCTTCGCGGATTTTGGTAATACTGGAGCATTGTTTCTCGCCGATCCGCTTTTGCCTGATGCGGCAGGCGATCGCAAACGCGCCCTAATCTATCACGGGATCTGGGTGTCTTGGATGAAAGCTGGATTTGAGAAGTATTTTCTCACAAAAATGCGCTTTGGTTGGACGATTCCTTGGTTTGAGAAGCTTGGGTTTCGAGTGATCGGGTTGCCATTGGTAGAACCAATTATTCCTAGTTCAGAACCTGACGTAGTTCGAGTTAGAGCTTAG
- a CDS encoding efflux RND transporter permease subunit: protein MQDSPNGQNPNSQNGFQSPPPHRHKLGFVGQLAKQFIDSKLTPLIIIVALLLGIGATLMLPREEEPQITVPIADVFVQMPGASAKEVEQRVSTPMEKLIKEVPGVEYVYSTSRPGSSLVIVRFLVGRKTEDAIVQLYNKLYANFDKIPSGASQPLIKSRAIDDVPILAVTLSGDGSTGTELRQIAAQLDEQIKQVPDVSETTIIGGQKRQLRVELDPTRLKAYGLTPLEISQAFQSQNSELAGGALSQNNQSFLVRTQSFMRSPEDAKGLVVAVANNQPVYLRDVATVTDGAEEPASYVLFGYGDVAQEHGTKAAKKEEKLTKHTGETEAVTIAIAKRGGANAIQVSHRVLNKLEEIKHNYLPKNVNLTVTRDYGETAAERSNELLFHMLIAVGSVTLLMWFAMGRKEAMVVAVSIPVTLALTLASFVFYGFSLNRVTFFALIFSIGILVDDAIVVVENVGRHLELPENKTRLKYSPNRQRTLRQIVLEAVDEVGNPTILATIAVIAAILPMAFVGGLMGPYMRPIPLGASAAMIFSALVAFIVVPWTTMQVFTGGSHGGHQEGEEDALTKLYRRLMYPLIHYPKRGTTFLIATSLALVVIVVGLAGFKLVILKMLPFDNKSELQVVVNMPEGTTLEQTAKATREMGQYLASVPEVLNYQSYVGTASPYNFNGLVRHYFLRSGSNVADIQVNFLPREERKRQSHDIAKAIRPKLKEIGDRYSARIQVAEIPPGPPVLQNLVTEVYGPDYQGQIDLAKQIYQLYKSTDGVVDVDWYVEAPQTDYHLVIDREKATLNGISPNQIAQVLQMAVSGQNVGLLHDENAREDVTINLRFSQSSRTSLDDLKALNVKGANGNLVTLSSLMKTETATVDTSIYHKNLQPVVYVLGDVSGRVESSVYAMLALQPQIDKLTPPTGAKIKTYLTEQPPTTETYSMKWDGEWQVTYEVFRDLSIAFAVVMILIYALVVGWFQSFTTPLAIMTAIPFSLIGIMPAHWLMGSFFTATSMIGFIAGAGIVVRNSIILVDFIELRLKEGMPLEEAVIDAGAVRFRPMLLTAAAVIVGSAIILADPIFQGLAISLMAGEVASLLLSRSAVPILYYKLWRNKKPPILESVEEVRETAIASFEI from the coding sequence ATGCAAGATTCACCGAATGGTCAAAACCCGAATAGTCAAAATGGTTTTCAATCGCCACCGCCGCATCGCCACAAGTTAGGTTTTGTTGGTCAATTGGCTAAACAATTCATTGACTCCAAACTGACACCATTAATTATAATTGTAGCGCTCCTGTTGGGGATTGGCGCAACCTTGATGTTGCCTCGCGAAGAAGAACCACAAATCACCGTGCCGATCGCCGATGTATTTGTGCAAATGCCAGGGGCTTCAGCTAAAGAGGTCGAACAGCGCGTCTCGACACCGATGGAAAAGTTGATTAAGGAAGTGCCAGGGGTAGAATATGTTTACTCCACTTCGCGCCCTGGTTCGTCTTTAGTGATTGTCAGGTTTTTAGTTGGTAGGAAGACGGAAGATGCGATCGTGCAGCTTTATAACAAGCTTTATGCCAATTTTGACAAGATCCCTTCTGGTGCTTCTCAGCCGTTAATTAAATCGCGGGCGATCGATGATGTTCCCATTCTGGCGGTGACACTATCGGGAGATGGTAGCACGGGCACGGAGTTACGACAAATTGCGGCGCAATTAGATGAACAAATTAAGCAAGTTCCTGATGTTTCGGAAACGACGATTATTGGCGGTCAAAAGCGCCAACTGCGCGTAGAACTCGATCCCACACGCTTAAAGGCTTATGGATTAACTCCGCTAGAAATTTCGCAAGCATTTCAATCCCAAAATTCTGAATTAGCTGGCGGTGCTTTGAGTCAAAATAATCAATCCTTTTTGGTGAGAACTCAAAGCTTTATGCGATCGCCTGAAGATGCGAAAGGACTAGTCGTTGCCGTGGCTAATAATCAGCCCGTATATTTGCGGGATGTCGCCACAGTTACCGATGGTGCAGAAGAACCTGCCAGTTATGTATTGTTCGGCTATGGCGATGTCGCGCAAGAACATGGTACTAAAGCTGCCAAAAAAGAAGAGAAACTTACTAAACATACTGGTGAAACTGAGGCTGTAACGATTGCGATCGCTAAACGTGGTGGCGCAAATGCGATTCAAGTATCGCATCGAGTTTTAAATAAATTAGAGGAGATTAAGCATAATTATCTTCCCAAAAATGTCAATTTGACCGTCACCCGCGACTATGGCGAAACCGCCGCCGAACGTTCCAACGAACTGCTATTTCATATGCTAATTGCAGTCGGTTCGGTAACGTTACTGATGTGGTTTGCGATGGGTCGTAAAGAGGCGATGGTGGTTGCGGTGTCAATTCCCGTTACTTTAGCTCTGACCCTCGCCAGTTTTGTCTTTTACGGATTTTCGCTCAATCGGGTCACTTTTTTCGCGCTGATCTTCTCGATTGGGATTCTCGTCGATGATGCGATCGTGGTAGTGGAAAATGTCGGTCGCCATTTGGAACTTCCCGAAAATAAAACCCGTTTAAAATATTCTCCCAATCGTCAGCGCACTTTAAGACAGATTGTCCTCGAAGCCGTTGATGAGGTGGGTAATCCGACGATTTTGGCAACCATAGCTGTAATTGCCGCAATTTTACCGATGGCTTTTGTAGGTGGCTTGATGGGACCTTATATGCGCCCGATTCCCTTGGGTGCTTCCGCAGCGATGATCTTCTCGGCATTAGTAGCCTTCATCGTCGTGCCTTGGACAACGATGCAAGTCTTCACGGGGGGCAGTCATGGCGGACATCAAGAAGGAGAGGAAGATGCTCTCACCAAGCTATATCGGCGCTTGATGTATCCTCTGATCCATTATCCCAAAAGAGGTACGACTTTTCTGATTGCCACCTCACTCGCCCTAGTCGTTATCGTAGTCGGACTAGCTGGATTTAAATTAGTGATCCTGAAAATGCTGCCCTTTGACAACAAAAGCGAATTGCAGGTAGTAGTGAATATGCCTGAAGGTACAACCCTCGAACAAACTGCTAAGGCGACCAGAGAAATGGGGCAGTATCTGGCTTCTGTGCCTGAAGTGCTGAACTATCAGAGTTATGTGGGAACTGCTTCTCCCTATAACTTCAACGGTTTAGTGCGTCACTACTTCTTGCGATCGGGTTCTAATGTTGCCGATATTCAAGTTAACTTCTTGCCAAGGGAAGAACGGAAACGTCAGAGCCATGATATCGCTAAAGCAATTCGTCCTAAACTCAAGGAAATCGGCGATCGCTACAGTGCGCGGATTCAAGTCGCCGAAATCCCTCCAGGTCCCCCAGTGCTGCAAAATTTAGTTACTGAAGTCTATGGACCAGATTATCAAGGACAAATCGATCTTGCCAAACAGATTTATCAGTTGTACAAGTCCACTGATGGCGTAGTCGATGTGGATTGGTATGTGGAAGCGCCGCAGACCGATTATCACTTGGTAATCGATCGCGAAAAAGCAACTTTAAATGGCATTAGTCCCAACCAAATTGCCCAAGTTTTACAAATGGCAGTCTCTGGGCAAAATGTCGGGCTGCTCCATGATGAAAATGCTCGCGAAGATGTGACGATTAATCTCCGCTTTAGTCAATCTAGCCGCACTAGTCTAGACGATCTCAAGGCTCTCAATGTCAAAGGAGCAAATGGGAATCTCGTGACCTTAAGTTCTCTTATGAAAACGGAAACAGCTACCGTCGATACCAGTATTTATCACAAAAATCTTCAGCCCGTAGTCTATGTCTTGGGTGATGTATCGGGTCGGGTGGAGAGTTCAGTTTATGCGATGCTGGCGCTACAACCGCAGATCGATAAATTGACCCCGCCAACAGGTGCAAAAATCAAGACCTATCTCACCGAACAACCACCAACTACGGAAACTTATTCGATGAAATGGGATGGTGAATGGCAAGTCACCTATGAGGTCTTCCGAGATCTGAGTATTGCCTTTGCAGTGGTGATGATCTTAATCTATGCCCTAGTCGTAGGCTGGTTCCAATCCTTCACAACGCCTTTGGCAATTATGACCGCAATTCCTTTTTCGCTAATTGGCATTATGCCCGCTCATTGGCTGATGGGTTCCTTCTTTACGGCAACTTCAATGATTGGCTTCATTGCGGGTGCTGGAATTGTCGTGCGAAATTCGATTATTCTTGTAGATTTTATCGAGTTAAGATTAAAAGAAGGAATGCCCCTCGAAGAAGCAGTGATCGATGCGGGAGCCGTGCGTTTTCGTCCGATGTTACTGACGGCGGCGGCGGTAATTGTTGGCTCGGCAATTATTCTTGCTGACCCGATTTTCCAAGGGTTAGCAATTTCGCTGATGGCTGGTGAAGTCGCTTCTTTGCTACTTTCGCGATCGGCGGTTCCCATTTTATATTACAAACTCTGGCGGAATAAGAAACCACCGATTCTAGAATCTGTTGAAGAAGTTCGAGAAACGGCGATCGCCAGTTTTGAGATCTAA
- a CDS encoding DUF3122 domain-containing protein, translating to MSCQIRKFFSWLLLIGAITIFALIGLGILDTPSASAAIRQLEEAPNQMVYQVRQSLKDQHGNTWQTVAFKRVRPDGNSSFELRLVGFPNLVAIDHSQPLTLTNSLGKTLTAADTSSNIFKEGSQPNVGQYDLQPLLSELQAEIPLKISLPTLKGEAISLSVPSSLVAEWQTVANY from the coding sequence ATGAGCTGTCAAATTCGCAAATTTTTCTCTTGGTTATTGCTGATTGGTGCAATTACGATTTTTGCTCTGATCGGATTAGGAATTCTTGACACTCCTAGTGCATCGGCGGCGATAAGACAACTGGAAGAAGCGCCAAATCAGATGGTGTATCAGGTTCGTCAATCTCTGAAGGATCAACATGGCAACACTTGGCAAACTGTTGCTTTTAAAAGGGTTCGTCCTGATGGCAATAGTAGTTTTGAGTTGCGCTTAGTGGGTTTTCCTAATTTGGTAGCGATCGATCATTCCCAACCTCTGACTTTAACTAACTCGTTGGGAAAAACCCTTACTGCTGCTGATACTTCTAGCAATATTTTCAAGGAGGGATCGCAGCCGAATGTCGGACAGTACGACCTGCAACCTTTGTTATCGGAGTTGCAAGCAGAGATTCCTTTAAAGATTTCTTTGCCAACTCTGAAAGGTGAAGCAATTAGCCTATCGGTTCCATCTTCGCTAGTTGCAGAATGGCAAACTGTGGCTAATTACTAA